From a region of the Lactuca sativa cultivar Salinas chromosome 4, Lsat_Salinas_v11, whole genome shotgun sequence genome:
- the LOC111902171 gene encoding protein FAR1-RELATED SEQUENCE 5-like yields MKHETEHLRSYVSRYSDFQETHKQWVNSDTIEQFEARWEAIRNKYELESNCWISDMYNQRIHWAKPFLKDTFFAGMTTTGRSESINSFFDGFVNSRTMLNEFVVQYDKAVESRMAAEEDEDFKTMNSGPVLFSVHPIEAKAGQWYTRKMFDNFKKEWTEAITNLTHETIGKTTEESTYRVGQLDVDKKILAHCYLSFFGSSQRHMFLC; encoded by the coding sequence ATGAAGCATGAAACTGAGCACCTTCGATCGTATGTTTCCCGTTATAGTGATTTTCAAGAAACACACAAACAATGGGTAAATAGTGACACCATTGAACAATTTGAAGCAAGATGGGAGGCTATACGTAATAAGTATGAACTGGAaagtaattgttggattagtgacaTGTATAACCAACGTATACATTGGGCTAAACCCTTCTTGAAGGATACTTTCTTTGCTGGTATGACAACAACCGGACGAAGTGAAAGTATCAATTCATTTTTTGATGGATTTGTTAATTCGAGGACCATGTTGAATGAATTTGTTGTACAATACGACAAAGCAGTTGAGTCTCGAATGGCTGCCGAAGAAGATGAAGACTTCAAGACTATGAACTCGGGGCCGGTTCTTTTTTCAGTGCATCCAATTGAAGCAAAAGCAGGTCAATGGTATACTAGAAAGATGTTTGATAATTTCAAAAAAGAATGGACTGAAGCTATTACCAATTTGACTCATGAGACTATAGGAAAAACTACCGAAGAAAGCACATACCGAGTTGGGCAATTGGATGTTGATAAAAAAATATTAGCGCATTGTTACCTTTCGTTCTTTGGATCAAGTCAGCGTCACATGTTCCTGTGCTAA